In one Diprion similis isolate iyDipSimi1 chromosome 6, iyDipSimi1.1, whole genome shotgun sequence genomic region, the following are encoded:
- the LOC124406535 gene encoding glucose dehydrogenase [FAD, quinone]-like, producing the protein MILVPRKYVREICYNLNFKYKYTRLASSSILLLHFNHMNHAIFKINVHIHKFSKIYQPILDSSFVWKIFSSDYTLKSWIISLILSLSTLLSPVTPRISNEVDENFNSDDVFQRNKKLIADLLASTEPTAFTADEAASLASTVPGKCKKFMTFLENILKSRDDLGDRLKTTSSNHLDEVDFVVVGSGSGGSVVAARLSEIPNWKVLLLEAGGPAPTATAVPGMYFNYQNSSIDWSFRLEPQSNAFLGQPDGSAQWPRGKVLGGSSVLHGMMYMRGCAKDYDGWRLPGWSWKEVQEFFHRSEDNKEVDCCTVKSGHHATGGPLPVSRFPHQPKLLWDILAAARSLGFSICEDLGAEVKPGFTVVQTMQSNGVRKNAARAFLEPAMKRKNLHIISDAMVLKVIVDPKLKKAIGVVYERHGVTRVTKVKKEVILCADSVQSPQLLMLSGIGPKNHLKDLGIPVIQDIPDVGTNLQNHVSVSVNFKVADERAKYLLDVDAVKEYILGRRGPMSSTGLSQLTGFAYSTTGDQDGRPHIQFFFEGYNANCSRNGDPNDIEYPGGRRFKIVPTLLRTRSRGVLRLRSKNAHQAPIILGNYLQDANDIPQLREGIRMAISLAETESLKRAGVELNKIPDESCLQYQFDSDDYWECVIRYRTNPENHQCGTCAMGTSANPMAVLDHKLRVRGIRRLRVIDASSFPEIVSCNIAAPIMMVAEKGAQLIKELWQPNKKKSAPIHRSTLYVKLFLCQRKIRSE; encoded by the exons ATCATGGATAATCTCTTTGATATTATCTTTGTCCACGTTGCTAAGCCCGGTCACGCCTCGAATAAGCAACGaagtcgatgaaaatttcaattcagatgacgtttttcaaaggaacaaaaaattgatagcCGATCTTTTGGCCAGCACCGAACCAACTGCTTTCACAGCTGACGAG GCAGCTTCTCTGGCGAGTACCGTTCCTGGAAAGTGCAAAAAGTTCATGACTTTCctcgagaatattttaaagTCTAGAGACGACCTGGGGGACCGTTTAAAGACGACCTCGAGCAACCATTTG GACGAAGTGGACTTTGTCGTAGTTGGATCAGGGAGCGGGGGCAGCGTCGTTGCAGCACGTCTCAGCGAAATCCCAAATTGGAAGGTCCTGCTCCTGGAGGCCGGAGGTCCGGCGCCAACTGCCACTGCCGTTCCAGGGATGTACTTCAACTATCAAAACTCCTCCATTGACTGGAGTTTCCGTTTGGAACCACAAAGTAACGCCTTCCTCGGACAACCGGACGGAAGCGCTCAATGGCCCAGAG GAAAAGTTTTGGGCGGTTCAAGCGTCCTGCATGGAATGATGTACATGCGAGGCTGTGCCAAGGACTACGATGGGTGGCGTCTGCCTGGCTGGTCCTGGAAGGAAGTGCAGGAATTTTTCCATCGTAGTGAGGATAATAAGGAGGTTGATTGCTGCACTGTAAAG TCGGGGCATCACGCAACCGGAGGACCACTTCCGGTCTCAAGGTTTCCACACCAGCCTAAGCTCCTTTGGGATATTCTTGCGGCTGCTCGCAGCCTGGGATTCTCAATTTGCGAAGATCTGGGGGCAGAGGTCAAGCCTGGTTTCACCGTGGTGCAGACGATGCAGAGCAACGGAGTCAGGAAAAACGCCGCCAGAGCGTTTCTGGAGCCGgcgatgaagagaaaaaatcttcACATCATTTCCGACGCAatg GTACTCAAAGTGATTGTTGACCCGAAATTAAAGAAAGCCATTGGCGTCGTTTACGAACGGCACGGAGTCACGCGAGTGACCAAAGTCAAGAAGGAAGTGATCCTGTGCGCCGATAGTGTGCAGTCACCGCAACTGCTAATGCTTTCTGGCATCGGACCTAAAAACCATCTCAAGGATCTAG GTATTCCAGTGATCCAGGATATTCCAGACGTCGGTACCAATCTCCAAAATCACGTCTCTGTCTCTGTGAACTTCAAAGTGGCTGACGAGCGGGCGAAGTATTTACTGGATGTTGATGCCGTGAAGGAATACATCCTCGGTAGACGCGGACCGATGTCCTCGACAGGATTATCCCAACTCACGGGATTTGCCTACTCAACTACGGGAGATCAGGACGGGAGACCACACATACAGTTCTTCTTCGAAGGTTACAACGCGAACTGCTCACGGAACGGTGATCCGAACGACATAGAATATCCGGGCGGACGACGATTCAA AATAGTCCCGACTCTACTCAGAACTCGATCCAGAGGCGTTCTGAGGCTGCGAAGTAAGAATGCTCACCAGGCGCCAATCATCCTTGGAAATTACCTGCAGGATGCCAATGACATACCTCAACTGCGAGAGGGTATTCGCATGGCGATTTCCCTCGCTGAAACTGAGTCCCTGAAAAGGGCTGGAGTCGAGCTGAACAAAATTCCAGATGAGAGCTGTCTTCAATATCAATTCGACAGTGACGATTATTGGGAATGTGTAATCCGTTACCGAACAAATCCGGAGAATCACCAATGTGGCACTTGCGCCATGGGGACATCAGCAAATC CAATGGCAGTTCTCGACCATAAATTACGCGTTCGTGGAATACGCCGACTCCGAGTCATTGACGCCTCGagttttccagaaattgtGTCCTGCAATATAGCTGCACCTATAATGATGGTTGCTGAAAAGGGTGCTCAACTAATCAAGGAACTTTGGCAgcctaataaaaaaaaaagtgctccAATTCATAGATCCACTCTTTACGTGAAACTTTTCCTGTgccaaagaaaaattagatcAGAATAA
- the LOC124406536 gene encoding transmembrane protease serine 3-like, translated as MVSKLRDGKFKLLNPRVFLAVAGSTGVKNLYGSTIQIKLINLVIPHPLYNPRNMHHDIGLYRLTEPFRITRFVYPSPIPNSVDNTLAQTKFPICTVVGWGRLKPGSDYKYNVPADRHSIFIQVGYGDMLRKVRVPLITTEKCRHQIYPGVRRDSQLCAGVDEGGIDSCQVKASSESP; from the exons ATGGTTTC AAAATTGAGGGATGGGAAATTTAAACTTCTAAATCCACGAGTGTTTTTAGCCGTGGCTGGTTCCACTGGGGTCAAAAACCTTTACGGTAGTACAATACAGATAAAACTGATAAATCTAGTGATACCTCATCCGTTGTACAACCCAAGAAATATGCATCACGACATTGGCCTATATCGA CTCACGGAGCCGTTTAGGATAACCCGATTTGTCTATCCATCTCCTATTCCGAATTCTGTTGATAATACGCTCGCCCAAACCAAATTTCCAATCTGTACCGTCGTGGGCTGGGGGCGGTTAAAGCCAGGTTCGGAT TATAAGTATAACGTACCTGCTGACAGACACTCAATATTTATACAGGTAGGCTACGGTGATATGCTAAGGAAAGTTCGAGTGCCATTGATAACCACCGAAAAATGTCGGCACCAAATCTATCCGGGTGTCAGAAGAGACAGTCAGCTATGCGCAGGGGTTGACGAAGGCGGCATTGATAGTTGCCAGGTGAAAGCCTCTTCAGAGTCcccataa
- the LOC124407725 gene encoding prefoldin subunit 5, translating into MSQISATEGPMLQQIDLTNLNLQQLTQLKQQLDQELGVFQDSLQTLKVAQNKFQESGTSLEKLTPSAKGKEILVPLTGSMYVTGKLADTETVIVDIGTGYYAQKDIQGAKDYFKRRVNYVTEQMEKIQQIGLEKSKIREAIMDVMEMKIQGQMSTQKELAETA; encoded by the exons ATGTCGCAAATATCTGCAACTGAGGGGCCGATGTTACAGCAGATTGACTTGACAAACTTGAATCTGCAGCAGCTTACTCAATTGAAACAACAATTGGACCAGGAACTTGGTGTCTTCCAGGACTCGCTGCAGACCCTCAAAGTCGCTCAAAACAAGTTCCAAGAATCCGGAACGAGTCTTGAGAAGCTTACCCCGTCTGCTaagg GAAAAGAGATACTCGTGCCTCTGACAGGTTCGATGTACGTTACGGGGAAATTAGCTGATACAGAGACGGTGATAGTTGATATTGGGACTGGATATTACGCGCAGAAGGACATCCAAGGTGCGAAAGATTATTTCAAAAGAAGAGTGAATTATGTAACGGAGCAAATGgagaaaattcaacaaatcgGACTTGAAAAGAGTAAAATAAGGGAAGCTATTATGGATGTAATGGAGATGAAAATACAAGGACAGATGTCGACGCAAAAAGAACTTGCCGAGACTGCATAG